The window CTTGGTGGCGTTGGCGACGGCGCCCGCGTGCCAGTTCTTCGCGGCGTCCTTCAGCTTGCTGAAGAAGCTGCCCGCGCTGGAGGCGATGGAGGAGCGGGCGCCAGCGGCCCGGGTGTCCATGCCGTCGCGCACCTGCTGGGGCCGGACCTGGTTGGCCGGAGCGGAGTTGGTGCGCTGCACCTGGGGCCGAGGCTCGGTGCGCTGAACGGGAGCGGTGTTGGCGCGGGTGAGCGGACGAGGACGGTTGCTGTCGATGGGCGAGGACATGGGAGCCTCCTGGGCGGCCGGGGGGCCGAGGCGCGAAGCGGGTGGAGATTCTTACAACGATGTCGGTCCGGCAAAACAGGCCTTGCCGGAAATTGTGAGGGCTGATGGAGTTATCGCGCGCACACGGCGGGAAGTTTCCTCCTGACTTTTCGGGAGGGGGGAGAGCGCTCGGAGCCCTCTCCCGCCGCCGGGGTGGGAGGCGGCATGGAGCGTCTGGAAGAAGCCCTGGAGGCCTGGAGGCAGGCGATTGGCGCCGAGCACGTGCGGGTGGACGCGGGGACGCTGGCGGAGGTGGAGCGGGCGACGTTCGCCACCACCCAGCGGGTGCCGGCGGTGCTTCGGCCCGGGAGCCGGGAAGAGGTGCAGGCATGTATGCGCATCGCCCACACGATGCGAGTGCCCGTCTTTCCAGTAAGTGGGGGGCGCAACTACGGGTATGGCTCGAGGGTGCCGGCGCGGACGGGGAGCGTGGTGCTGGAACTGGGGCGGATGAACCGGGTGCTCGACTGGGACGAGGACCTGGCCTACCTGACGGTGGAGCCGGGGGTGACGTTCGCGCAGGCGCACGCGTTCCTGGAGGAGCGCGAGTCGTGGCTGCAGCTGGCGACGATTGGCGGGCCGCCGCAGGCGAGCCTGATCGGCAACGCGCTGGAGCGGGGTGACGGGGGCGGGCCGCACGGGGACATCTTCCAGTTCGTCTGTGACTTGGAGGTGGTGCTGCCGACGGGGGAGTTGCTGCGGACGGGGCTGGGGCGCTACCCGGAGGCGTACGCGGCGCCGGTGCTGCGCTGGGGGCCTGGGCCGGGGCTGGACGGGCTGTTCAGCCAGTCGAACCTGGGGGTGGTGACGCGGATGACGTTCTGGCTGGCGCCGCGGGCGACGAGCGTGCGGATCGTCTCGGGAGCGCTGGAGGACGCGTCGCAGCTGGGAGAGGTGGTGGATCGGCTGCGGCTGTTGCGGCTGGAGGGGACGCTGCGCGAGGCGTACTCGCTGTGGAACGACTTCAAGATGTTCTCGGTGCTGGGGCAGTACCCGTGGGAGGCGACGGAGGGACGGACGCCGCTGCCGGAGACGCTGCGCCAGAGGCTGCGAGAGGAGCAGGGGCTGGGGTCGTGGCACCTGAGCTTCCTGCTGCAGGCGCCGAGCGAGGAGCAGGTACAGGCGGCGTGGGGCAGGGCGGAGGCGGTGCTCAAGGGAGTGTTGCCGACGCTGACGTGCTACCGGGAGGAAGAGGTGGAGCAGGACGCGCTGCGGAGGGTGCCCTCGGCGCGCAACCTGCGGATGATGTACTGGCGGCAGCGCACGCCGATGCCAGCGGATCCGGATCCGGACCGAGATGGCTGCGGGTTCGTGTGGCTGTCGTGCGCGGTGCCGATGAAGGGAGGGCACGTGGAGCGGGCGCTGGCGATCGCCGAGCCGCTGCCGCTCGAGTACGGCTTCGAGCCCAACCTGTGCGTGCTGGGGGTCGTTCCGCGGTGCGCGTACCTGGTGGTGGCCCTGGCGTACGACCGGAAGGTGGAGGGCGAGGATGCGCGAGCCCTGGCCTGCTACGAGGCGCTCCAGAAGGCGATGAACGAGGCGGGCTACTACCCGGCACGCCTGGGCATCCAGGCGCCGGTGCTCATGGCCACTGCGGAAGACGACTCATCGCGGGTGCTGGGAGCGCTCAAGGCAGCGCTGGATCCGCACGGCATCCTGGCGCCAGGGCGCTACCTGCCGGCCATTGATGACGAAGGTCTTGTTCGATGACGACAAACTGGATGCGGTGCGCACGGACCCTTCAGATTCCAGGGTAAGAAGGATCAACTGCGCCGGATCATCGGCCGGTAGAACACTCCTCGCTTGACGCCACTCAGCCCATCCTGGATTGCAAAGCCCCAGGCAGGTCGAATGCTTTTCGTGCGCTCCGTCCTATGCATGAGGAGATGGCCACGGCGCCACCTGCTGGATGCGCTCGGTGACTTCCTGCCGAACACGAGCGTAGTCCTCGATGAGCTTTGCCACCGTCGGGCTTTGCCGCGTCTCATTATCCTTCTTGAGCTTCTCTTCCCTGATTGCGAGCCAGTTTTGGGCCTCCCGAGCCTGCTCCAACAAGGCCTTGGCCGGGTCCTCCACGCTCGTGAGC of the Hyalangium gracile genome contains:
- a CDS encoding FAD-binding oxidoreductase encodes the protein MERLEEALEAWRQAIGAEHVRVDAGTLAEVERATFATTQRVPAVLRPGSREEVQACMRIAHTMRVPVFPVSGGRNYGYGSRVPARTGSVVLELGRMNRVLDWDEDLAYLTVEPGVTFAQAHAFLEERESWLQLATIGGPPQASLIGNALERGDGGGPHGDIFQFVCDLEVVLPTGELLRTGLGRYPEAYAAPVLRWGPGPGLDGLFSQSNLGVVTRMTFWLAPRATSVRIVSGALEDASQLGEVVDRLRLLRLEGTLREAYSLWNDFKMFSVLGQYPWEATEGRTPLPETLRQRLREEQGLGSWHLSFLLQAPSEEQVQAAWGRAEAVLKGVLPTLTCYREEEVEQDALRRVPSARNLRMMYWRQRTPMPADPDPDRDGCGFVWLSCAVPMKGGHVERALAIAEPLPLEYGFEPNLCVLGVVPRCAYLVVALAYDRKVEGEDARALACYEALQKAMNEAGYYPARLGIQAPVLMATAEDDSSRVLGALKAALDPHGILAPGRYLPAIDDEGLVR